Proteins encoded together in one Undibacterium sp. CCC3.4 window:
- a CDS encoding DUF3025 domain-containing protein — MSARFFDGIDWAAPWFDTVRPVAQQVLAAADWRSELNRLAQTMQLQNHVGLPLHFIAQQDLPEGVAYEAHISATGGVPTRENLHDFFNALVWLTFPLIKRQLNALQAAQIAALGIGKSRGAARDAATIFDENAAVLVLADGALGDALLAALRAHRWQEAFMAQAEVFGQAAELWSFGHALMEKLVTPYKAICAHSWVLRVDAGYFQQAPDVRLGIIDSAVAAQLAQHALTTAAYMPLPVAGIPGWVAQQDAAFYADAAVFRPAKRIECA; from the coding sequence ATGTCGGCGCGTTTTTTTGATGGTATCGATTGGGCCGCACCGTGGTTTGACACCGTGCGCCCGGTCGCGCAACAAGTATTGGCGGCGGCCGATTGGCGCAGCGAGCTCAATCGCTTGGCGCAGACTATGCAATTGCAGAATCATGTAGGATTGCCGCTGCATTTTATCGCCCAGCAAGATTTACCCGAAGGCGTCGCTTATGAAGCGCATATCAGCGCCACCGGTGGCGTGCCGACGCGCGAGAATCTGCATGATTTTTTCAATGCCTTGGTATGGCTGACTTTTCCACTCATCAAACGCCAGCTCAATGCCTTGCAAGCGGCGCAGATTGCCGCCTTAGGGATAGGTAAATCGCGCGGCGCGGCGCGTGATGCCGCCACTATTTTTGATGAAAATGCCGCCGTGCTGGTGCTCGCCGATGGCGCGCTTGGCGATGCTTTGCTGGCTGCTTTACGCGCGCATCGTTGGCAAGAAGCGTTCATGGCGCAAGCCGAGGTATTCGGTCAAGCTGCCGAGCTGTGGAGTTTCGGTCATGCTTTGATGGAAAAGCTGGTGACACCTTATAAGGCGATTTGCGCCCACAGTTGGGTGCTGCGGGTCGATGCCGGGTATTTTCAACAAGCGCCCGATGTTCGCCTCGGCATCATCGATAGCGCCGTGGCAGCACAGTTGGCGCAGCATGCCCTGACTACCGCCGCGTATATGCCGCTGCCAGTGGCCGGCATTCCCGGCTGGGTGGCACAGCAGGATGCGGCATTTTATGCCGATGCGGCGGTGTTTCGGCCGGCTAAACGGATTGAGTGCGCATAA
- a CDS encoding methyl-accepting chemotaxis protein, translating to MTPQHLKISTRLGLCFAMILCLSFIATGFAQWKLRASTNDTRIMMQQPLAKERLIADWYRYIQVAVRRTTAIAKSSDARLAAFFAEDAAATANGATAMQNQVEALLSDADEKKLFEEIRAQRSAYIAVREQIVSEKAAGNAQQADGLIATAFLPAANNYQNLLKNLLDLQRAHMNDLAQQIEKNYQSTQLMLFILSFSALLCGALASWLLARSMLQELGGEPSYAAAIATRIADGDLSVEVKLRHGDHSSLLATMKHMRDNLSHLVSQVRSGTDTIASASDQIAAGNLDLSARTEAQASALEQTAASMEQLNATVKQNSDNAQQANRLAASASDVAAKGGTVVHEVVQTMHEINASAHKITEIIGVIDSIAFQTNILALNAAVEAARAGDQGRGFAVVASEVRNLAQRSAAAAKEISRLIGDSVTQVQAGSKLVAQAGSTMSEIVDSIAQVSTIMHDITHASREQSLGIAQVNQAITEMDDTTQQNSALVEEAATASVSLQDQAQGLAQLVSLFRLEGKGTIHHAHDLLLLNQL from the coding sequence ATGACGCCCCAACACCTCAAGATCAGCACCCGGCTTGGCCTTTGCTTTGCCATGATTCTCTGTTTATCGTTTATTGCTACCGGTTTCGCCCAATGGAAACTGCGCGCCAGTACCAATGACACCCGCATCATGATGCAGCAACCGCTGGCGAAAGAACGCTTGATCGCCGACTGGTATCGCTATATTCAAGTAGCAGTGCGGCGCACCACCGCCATTGCCAAGAGCAGTGACGCAAGGCTGGCCGCTTTTTTTGCTGAGGATGCTGCCGCTACCGCCAATGGTGCCACGGCCATGCAAAATCAAGTCGAAGCCTTGCTCAGCGATGCAGACGAAAAAAAACTGTTTGAAGAAATTCGCGCACAACGCAGCGCTTACATCGCGGTACGCGAACAAATCGTCAGTGAAAAAGCGGCTGGAAATGCGCAGCAGGCCGACGGCTTGATCGCCACAGCTTTTCTACCGGCGGCCAACAATTATCAAAATCTGCTGAAAAACTTACTCGATCTGCAGCGCGCACACATGAATGACTTGGCACAGCAAATTGAAAAAAATTATCAGAGCACCCAGCTCATGCTGTTCATCCTCAGCTTCAGCGCCTTGCTGTGCGGTGCGCTGGCAAGCTGGCTGCTGGCTCGCAGCATGCTCCAAGAACTAGGCGGCGAACCCTCGTATGCGGCAGCGATCGCAACACGCATTGCCGATGGCGACCTCAGCGTCGAAGTCAAATTACGCCACGGCGACCACAGCAGCTTGCTGGCGACAATGAAACATATGCGCGACAATCTTTCCCATCTGGTCAGTCAAGTACGGTCCGGCACCGACACCATTGCCAGCGCCTCCGATCAAATTGCCGCCGGCAATCTCGATCTGTCAGCCCGCACCGAAGCCCAAGCCAGCGCGCTCGAACAAACGGCGGCATCGATGGAGCAACTCAACGCCACCGTCAAACAGAATTCCGACAATGCGCAACAAGCCAATCGCTTGGCGGCCTCGGCATCGGATGTCGCCGCCAAAGGCGGAACGGTGGTGCACGAAGTAGTACAAACCATGCATGAAATAAACGCGTCCGCACATAAAATTACCGAGATCATCGGCGTCATCGACAGCATCGCGTTTCAAACCAATATTCTGGCCCTGAATGCCGCCGTCGAGGCTGCCAGAGCAGGCGACCAAGGACGCGGCTTCGCCGTCGTTGCCAGCGAAGTACGCAATTTGGCGCAACGCAGTGCCGCCGCCGCCAAAGAAATCAGCCGCCTCATCGGCGACTCAGTCACCCAAGTGCAGGCCGGCAGCAAACTGGTCGCGCAAGCCGGCAGCACCATGAGTGAGATCGTCGACAGCATCGCGCAAGTCAGTACCATCATGCATGACATTACCCATGCCAGCCGCGAACAAAGCCTGGGCATTGCCCAAGTCAATCAAGCGATCACCGAAATGGATGACACCACGCAGCAGAATTCGGCGCTGGTAGAAGAAGCCGCTACCGCTTCGGTATCCTTGCAAGACCAAGCGCAGGGATTAGCGCAATTGGTCAGCCTGTTTCGGCTCGAAGGCAAAGGCACTATCCATCATGCCCATGACTTGTTGCTGCTCAATCAGCTGTAA